Proteins from a genomic interval of Niabella soli DSM 19437:
- a CDS encoding cell division protein ZapA, with product MSDNLIPANIMIADRHFRIRVEPADEETVRHSIKIINDKVMEFKKMFPGKDMQDYVSMVLIWFATEFKAEGVSSIDTEAVMGKLKQLEAILDSELGE from the coding sequence ATGTCCGACAACCTGATACCCGCCAATATAATGATTGCCGACAGGCATTTCCGTATAAGAGTAGAGCCTGCAGATGAAGAAACCGTCCGGCACTCCATCAAGATCATCAATGATAAAGTGATGGAGTTTAAAAAAATGTTCCCGGGAAAAGATATGCAGGACTATGTGTCCATGGTATTGATATGGTTTGCTACCGAGTTTAAGGCTGAAGGCGTTTCTTCTATTGACACGGAAGCCGTCATGGGTAAACTGAAGCAGTTGGAAGCCATACTCGATAGTGAGCTGGGGGAATAA
- the tgt gene encoding tRNA guanosine(34) transglycosylase Tgt produces the protein MAQLHFQLQHTDKDSSARAGMITTDHGTIQTPIFMPVGTAGSVKAVTQAQLENEVKAQIILGNTYHLYLRPGLEVLEKAGGLHQFNQWKHPVLTDSGGFQVFSLAGTRKIKEEGVTFASHIDGSKHLFTPERVMDIQRSIGGDIIMAFDECPPGGSEYEYARKSLDLTHRWLDRCFTQFNQTPDKYGYTQNLFPIVQGATYKDLRKESCEYVSEKNAPGNAIGGLSVGEPEDKMYEICDWCCQHLPKEKPRYLMGVGTPWNILECIGMGIDMFDCVMPTRNGRNAMLFTTEGVINIDNKKWEFDYSPIDAGLPNPMSHLYSKAYLRHLFKSGELLALTIASVHNLAFYLWLVGEARKQIIAGTYNAWKNQMIVKLKNRL, from the coding sequence ATGGCGCAGTTACACTTTCAGTTACAACATACAGATAAAGATTCATCGGCGAGGGCGGGGATGATCACCACCGATCACGGTACTATTCAAACGCCCATTTTTATGCCGGTAGGTACCGCCGGCTCGGTGAAGGCGGTAACGCAGGCGCAATTGGAAAATGAGGTAAAAGCGCAGATCATCCTGGGCAACACCTATCATTTATATTTAAGACCTGGGTTAGAAGTTTTGGAAAAAGCCGGGGGGCTGCACCAGTTTAACCAGTGGAAACACCCTGTTCTTACCGATAGCGGCGGCTTCCAGGTATTTTCCCTGGCCGGCACCCGGAAGATAAAAGAAGAAGGGGTCACGTTTGCTTCTCATATCGACGGAAGTAAACATCTGTTTACACCCGAGCGGGTGATGGATATTCAGCGAAGTATCGGGGGGGATATTATTATGGCCTTTGATGAATGCCCGCCCGGCGGCAGCGAATATGAGTATGCCCGAAAAAGCCTCGACCTGACGCATCGCTGGCTGGATCGCTGCTTTACACAGTTTAATCAGACCCCCGATAAATACGGCTATACGCAAAATCTGTTTCCCATTGTTCAGGGGGCTACCTATAAAGACCTCAGGAAGGAATCCTGCGAATACGTTTCGGAAAAGAATGCGCCGGGTAATGCCATCGGGGGCCTTAGTGTGGGCGAACCGGAAGATAAGATGTACGAGATCTGCGACTGGTGCTGTCAGCATTTGCCCAAAGAAAAACCGCGGTACCTGATGGGAGTGGGCACTCCCTGGAATATACTGGAGTGTATTGGGATGGGGATCGATATGTTTGATTGCGTAATGCCCACCCGCAATGGCAGGAACGCTATGTTATTTACCACGGAGGGGGTCATTAATATTGATAATAAAAAATGGGAGTTTGATTATTCGCCTATTGATGCCGGTTTGCCCAATCCTATGAGCCATTTATACAGCAAAGCGTATCTGCGGCATTTATTTAAAAGCGGGGAGCTCCTGGCGCTTACGATAGCCAGCGTGCACAACCTTGCGTTTTACCTGTGGCTGGTGGGG
- a CDS encoding GxxExxY protein, which translates to MLYKDLSEKQEQIGSAIVNAAFKIHKALGPGLLGKIYEICMAHELRKAGFKVRRQVDVPIEYDGIQFDEGLRLDLLVDDFVVVEIKSVELVNPVWEAQIISHLKLTGLELGYLINFNIPLIKKGIRRFRN; encoded by the coding sequence ATGCTATACAAAGACTTATCTGAAAAACAGGAGCAAATCGGTAGTGCTATTGTAAACGCCGCTTTTAAAATACATAAAGCACTGGGGCCTGGCCTGTTGGGAAAAATATATGAAATATGTATGGCGCACGAGCTTCGCAAGGCGGGATTTAAGGTAAGGAGGCAGGTTGACGTTCCTATAGAATACGATGGCATCCAATTTGACGAAGGTCTGCGATTAGATTTATTGGTAGACGATTTTGTTGTAGTAGAGATAAAATCCGTTGAACTGGTTAATCCTGTATGGGAAGCTCAAATTATCAGCCATTTAAAATTGACAGGGCTGGAACTTGGGTATCTTATTAACTTTAACATTCCCCTGATTAAAAAGGGTATAAGAAGATTCAGGAATTAG
- the pheT gene encoding phenylalanine--tRNA ligase subunit beta: protein MTISYKWLSEYLPEPVNINRLSVILTSIGLEVEALHDYEEIKGGLKGLVIGEVLETQPHPNADKLKLTRVNIGGDAPLNIVCGAPNVAAGQKVVVAPVGATIYPTNGDPLTMKLAKIRGEESQGMICAEDEIGLGTSHAGIMILPAEVKPGTPAAEYFQNYSDTIIEIGLTPNRMDAMSHWGVARDVCAYLSHHDKKTVAPRLPVTNNLTIPKGKAPLTVSIENDKACPRYSGICIEAIRIAPSPKWLQHKLKAIGLKPISNIVDITNFIQHETGQPLHAFDADKIRGQQVIVKNLPEGTPFITLDGKERKLSAEDIMICDAEGGMCIGGVFGGLESGVSDSTKNIFLESAYFDPTTIRKTSFRHGLRTDAATRFEKGTDSSATVTVLKRAAALILEICGGKLSSDIYDLYPDPQPKKEILLKYHYLKKLSGKNYHPETVKTILESLGFEIEKDDIDSLLITVPYHKPDVTLPADVVEELLRIDGLDNVEIPTSIKITPSVDENIEAELIKNKISSFLAGSGHNEILTNSITNSAYYAENEMHTVVKMKNSLSTELNIMRPNMLETGLEIVVHNLNRKNDNLKLFEFGKTYIFNEKGKFEEPEHLCIYLTGQQQTQNWKQPAIKYDFFALKGLVDQSLALLDITSLRYDESQDTNLGYGLEIRSGQVTLGTIGAVDQQLLNRFGIKQEVFFADLNWDALRKLALRNNTQFKPLSRFPAVQRDIAMIVPRELPYQSVEAVIQKLNLKKLQSLQLFDVFISDKLGADKKSFAINFIFQDEEKTLTDNEIDSWMKKVMQSLERDLQVEIRK, encoded by the coding sequence ATGACAATATCCTATAAGTGGCTGAGTGAATACCTGCCGGAACCCGTTAACATTAACAGATTAAGCGTAATACTGACCTCCATTGGCCTTGAAGTAGAGGCCCTGCACGACTATGAAGAAATAAAAGGCGGCCTCAAAGGGCTGGTTATTGGTGAAGTGCTGGAAACGCAGCCACACCCGAACGCGGACAAATTAAAGCTTACCAGGGTAAACATTGGCGGCGATGCGCCCCTGAACATTGTTTGCGGCGCGCCTAATGTTGCCGCCGGTCAAAAAGTAGTGGTAGCACCGGTGGGGGCTACCATTTACCCCACCAACGGCGACCCGCTGACGATGAAGCTGGCAAAAATACGGGGCGAAGAAAGCCAGGGAATGATCTGCGCGGAGGACGAGATCGGCCTGGGCACATCGCATGCGGGGATCATGATATTGCCTGCGGAGGTAAAACCCGGCACCCCGGCGGCAGAATATTTTCAGAACTATTCAGATACGATCATAGAAATCGGTCTTACCCCCAACCGGATGGACGCCATGAGCCATTGGGGCGTGGCCCGCGATGTTTGCGCGTACCTGAGCCATCATGATAAAAAGACAGTAGCGCCCCGGCTGCCGGTTACCAATAACCTTACTATTCCAAAAGGGAAAGCCCCTTTGACGGTTTCCATTGAAAACGACAAGGCCTGTCCCCGGTATAGCGGCATTTGTATTGAAGCGATTCGCATCGCCCCCTCCCCTAAATGGTTGCAGCACAAACTAAAAGCTATTGGACTGAAACCCATAAGCAATATAGTAGATATCACCAATTTTATCCAACATGAAACCGGGCAACCGTTGCACGCGTTTGATGCGGATAAGATCCGCGGGCAACAAGTGATCGTAAAAAATCTTCCGGAGGGCACTCCTTTTATTACCCTGGATGGGAAGGAACGCAAACTGAGCGCAGAAGACATCATGATCTGCGATGCGGAAGGCGGCATGTGCATTGGCGGTGTTTTTGGCGGACTGGAAAGTGGCGTAAGCGACAGTACGAAAAACATATTTTTGGAAAGCGCTTATTTTGATCCAACCACCATCCGTAAAACCTCTTTCCGGCATGGGCTCAGAACCGATGCCGCCACCCGTTTTGAAAAAGGTACCGATAGCTCCGCCACCGTTACTGTTCTAAAACGCGCCGCGGCGTTGATCCTTGAAATTTGCGGCGGCAAGCTCTCTTCAGACATTTATGATCTTTACCCCGATCCGCAGCCAAAAAAAGAGATCCTTCTCAAATATCATTATTTGAAGAAACTCAGCGGCAAGAACTACCACCCCGAAACGGTAAAAACCATTCTGGAATCATTGGGTTTTGAAATAGAAAAGGATGATATAGATTCCCTGCTGATCACCGTTCCCTATCATAAACCGGATGTAACCCTGCCGGCAGATGTGGTGGAAGAACTGTTGCGGATCGACGGGCTGGACAATGTGGAAATACCTACATCTATTAAAATAACACCTTCAGTTGATGAAAATATTGAAGCAGAATTAATTAAAAATAAAATATCCTCCTTTTTAGCCGGCTCCGGGCATAATGAGATCCTGACCAATTCCATAACAAATAGTGCGTATTATGCTGAAAATGAAATGCATACCGTGGTTAAGATGAAAAATAGCCTGAGCACGGAACTCAACATCATGCGCCCCAATATGTTGGAAACAGGGTTGGAGATAGTGGTGCACAATTTGAACCGAAAGAACGATAATTTAAAATTATTTGAATTTGGTAAAACATACATTTTCAATGAAAAAGGAAAATTTGAAGAACCGGAGCATTTGTGTATTTACCTGACCGGGCAGCAGCAAACCCAGAACTGGAAACAGCCTGCAATCAAGTATGATTTTTTTGCATTAAAAGGGCTTGTGGATCAATCGCTCGCTCTCCTGGATATTACGTCACTGCGCTATGATGAATCGCAGGACACCAACCTGGGGTATGGTCTTGAGATCAGATCCGGACAGGTAACACTCGGAACTATCGGTGCCGTGGACCAGCAATTATTAAACCGTTTTGGAATTAAACAAGAGGTGTTTTTTGCAGATCTGAATTGGGATGCGTTGCGCAAACTGGCGCTCAGGAATAACACACAATTTAAACCGCTCTCCCGTTTTCCCGCCGTGCAGCGGGATATCGCCATGATCGTTCCCCGGGAGCTGCCCTATCAATCAGTTGAAGCAGTCATTCAAAAATTAAATCTGAAAAAATTACAATCCTTACAGCTTTTCGACGTTTTTATAAGCGACAAGCTGGGGGCCGATAAAAAATCATTCGCTATTAATTTCATCTTCCAGGATGAAGAAAAAACATTGACGGATAATGAAATTGATAGCTGGATGAAAAAGGTCATGCAAAGTTTGGAGAGAGATTTGCAGGTAGAAATCAGAAAATAG
- a CDS encoding EamA family transporter, whose amino-acid sequence MNQQKAPSALMVILAFAAVYIIWGSTYFFIERGVKYIPPMLLGGLRFVTAGVMMLVWVAAKGERVWNRKAILHSVISGILMLFVGNGAVIWAEQYLHSSFVAIFLASAPIWFLVFDKPNWTENFTNRFTLLGVFIGLLGVIALFYEKLTSDGSTNTLVPILAIFIGNIGWVVGSLYSKYKVKGVSPSVNSAWQIFSAGIVFFIIGFADGSIEKTNWGAIPGEAWGALIYLIIMGSIVGYSAYVFLLSARSAAQVSSYAYVNPLVAVLLGVFINGDHLTRLQLTGLAIILGSVLCINLAKKEREKKQAQRQEPEADRMPVCKELVDN is encoded by the coding sequence ATGAATCAGCAAAAAGCTCCGTCCGCATTAATGGTCATACTGGCATTTGCGGCGGTATATATTATATGGGGATCAACCTACTTTTTTATCGAACGCGGGGTGAAATATATTCCACCGATGCTTTTAGGCGGATTACGTTTTGTGACAGCAGGCGTTATGATGCTGGTATGGGTGGCCGCTAAAGGCGAGCGGGTATGGAACCGGAAGGCGATCCTTCATTCGGTGATCAGCGGTATACTGATGTTATTTGTAGGCAACGGCGCCGTTATCTGGGCAGAACAATACCTGCATAGTTCCTTTGTTGCTATTTTCCTGGCTTCGGCCCCTATATGGTTCCTGGTTTTTGATAAGCCGAACTGGACGGAGAATTTTACCAACCGGTTTACCCTGCTTGGGGTGTTCATCGGGCTGTTGGGGGTGATCGCATTGTTCTATGAAAAGCTGACAAGCGATGGCAGTACGAATACTTTAGTGCCCATCCTGGCGATCTTTATCGGCAACATCGGTTGGGTGGTAGGTTCGCTGTATTCAAAATATAAGGTTAAAGGAGTATCCCCGTCCGTAAACTCGGCATGGCAGATCTTTTCGGCGGGCATCGTATTTTTTATAATCGGATTTGCCGACGGGAGTATTGAAAAAACAAACTGGGGCGCTATCCCCGGCGAAGCATGGGGTGCCTTAATTTACCTGATCATTATGGGGTCTATTGTCGGCTATAGCGCCTATGTGTTTTTGCTAAGCGCCCGGAGCGCGGCGCAGGTGAGCAGCTATGCATATGTAAATCCGTTGGTGGCGGTTTTACTGGGCGTTTTTATTAATGGGGATCATTTGACCCGGCTGCAACTGACCGGGCTGGCCATTATATTGGGAAGCGTGCTCTGTATCAACCTTGCCAAAAAGGAGCGCGAGAAGAAACAGGCACAGCGCCAGGAGCCCGAAGCGGATCGTATGCCGGTTTGTAAAGAGCTGGTCGATAACTGA
- a CDS encoding glycosyltransferase translates to MPYLNPGDIIFIALLLVTAILLFYYLWFFARLAFYKDRNSANGAGQPVSIIVCGKNEASNFAKNVPALLQQQSGTAYQVLIVNDQSTDDTASILAALKSDHPTLTVLNLSQNPTGMPGKKYPLSAGINNAANELLLLTDADCVPASEHWLERMTNPYRNGAEVVLGYGAYQKYPGFLNKVIRYETFHSALQYLSYALAGIPYMGVGRNLSYKKDLFFKNNGFADISHLPGGDDDLFINKVVTSKNTAVVIAPEAHTISAPKRTWAEWKTQKTRHFSTSKYYKSNHKVLLGLYSLSHFLFYIFIITTGFAYHWREALLVLVLKSLIQQVIFGRVMKKLNEPDLCKWALAMDLWMVVYYLLFAPMLFKKEKKSWN, encoded by the coding sequence ATGCCGTATTTGAACCCGGGTGATATCATTTTTATAGCGCTTCTGTTGGTTACGGCAATACTCCTTTTTTATTATCTGTGGTTTTTTGCACGACTTGCCTTTTATAAGGATCGAAACAGTGCCAATGGCGCCGGGCAGCCAGTAAGCATTATTGTTTGCGGGAAAAATGAGGCCTCCAATTTTGCCAAAAACGTTCCCGCATTGCTGCAGCAGCAATCCGGAACCGCTTATCAGGTGCTTATTGTTAATGATCAGTCTACCGACGATACTGCATCTATCCTGGCAGCGCTGAAAAGCGATCACCCCACGCTTACCGTCCTGAATCTTTCGCAAAACCCAACCGGAATGCCGGGAAAAAAATATCCATTGTCTGCCGGCATCAACAATGCCGCCAATGAGCTGTTGCTCTTAACGGATGCCGATTGCGTTCCAGCCTCGGAGCACTGGCTGGAACGCATGACAAATCCCTACAGAAATGGTGCGGAAGTTGTTTTGGGCTATGGGGCCTACCAGAAATACCCAGGTTTTTTAAATAAGGTGATCCGCTACGAAACCTTTCATAGCGCATTACAATACCTGTCCTATGCACTGGCCGGTATCCCTTATATGGGCGTCGGCAGAAATCTCAGCTATAAAAAAGATCTTTTTTTTAAGAATAACGGCTTTGCCGATATCAGCCATTTGCCTGGCGGCGACGATGACCTGTTCATAAACAAGGTGGTCACTTCAAAAAATACTGCCGTCGTAATAGCCCCGGAAGCCCATACGATCAGCGCCCCCAAACGAACCTGGGCAGAATGGAAAACACAAAAGACCAGGCATTTTAGTACTTCAAAATATTACAAATCCAATCACAAGGTATTACTTGGGTTATACAGTTTATCTCATTTTTTATTCTATATATTTATTATTACGACCGGCTTTGCGTACCACTGGCGGGAAGCATTACTGGTACTTGTTCTCAAATCATTGATCCAACAGGTGATTTTTGGCCGGGTAATGAAAAAACTAAACGAGCCCGACCTTTGCAAATGGGCCCTTGCGATGGATCTCTGGATGGTTGTTTATTACCTGCTTTTTGCCCCCATGCTTTTCAAAAAAGAAAAAAAATCCTGGAATTAG
- a CDS encoding Lrp/AsnC family transcriptional regulator, producing MKKLEINLDETDLSILRLLQEDARITNVALANQLKMAPSAMLERVRKLEEKGVIRGYSAAIDPLTIDKELLVFIFIKTKDSFANDKSARALAAIPQVMEVHHIAGEDCYLVKARLSGPLELMELKRSRFSKISNIVSMRTTIVLETVKESAHISIE from the coding sequence ATGAAGAAGCTGGAAATTAACTTGGATGAAACGGACTTGAGTATTCTGCGGCTGTTGCAGGAGGATGCCCGCATCACCAATGTAGCATTGGCCAATCAACTCAAAATGGCGCCGTCGGCGATGTTGGAACGGGTAAGGAAACTGGAGGAAAAAGGAGTGATCCGGGGCTATTCTGCGGCTATTGACCCGCTGACGATAGACAAGGAGCTGCTGGTCTTCATTTTTATAAAGACGAAAGACAGTTTTGCGAATGATAAATCGGCACGGGCGCTGGCGGCGATTCCTCAGGTGATGGAAGTACATCATATTGCAGGGGAGGATTGTTACCTGGTAAAAGCGCGGCTTTCGGGGCCATTGGAACTGATGGAGCTGAAGCGATCGAGATTCAGTAAAATATCCAATATCGTTTCCATGCGCACTACCATTGTATTGGAGACCGTAAAAGAATCTGCTCATATTTCAATTGAATAA
- a CDS encoding glutaminyl-peptide cyclotransferase, whose amino-acid sequence MTRRFYSALIVAATFAASCNNNGNNDNTTPEVDAPKANAVKNIGFSIIKTYPHDTTSYTQGLLVYKGKMYEGTGGDDSSVVSSKLSRLLETDVTTGKTLKALDIGKKYFGEGITILNDTIYQLTWTEHTVFVYDMNFKKIKEFPLNTEGWGLTNNGKELIASDGVTSNLYFYDPHTFQLLRTQSVSMNGDLINNINELEFIDGFVYANIYTTPYIVKIDPASGQVVGRIDITQIWDRIKQVDPDADVPNGIAYDPDTKKIYVTGKKWPELYEVQFGN is encoded by the coding sequence ATGACAAGAAGATTTTATTCTGCACTTATCGTTGCAGCAACGTTTGCAGCATCCTGTAATAATAATGGCAATAACGATAACACTACACCGGAGGTGGATGCGCCTAAGGCGAACGCGGTAAAAAATATCGGGTTCTCCATCATTAAGACCTACCCGCACGATACCACCTCCTACACCCAGGGACTTTTGGTTTATAAAGGCAAAATGTATGAAGGCACCGGTGGTGATGACTCCAGTGTGGTGAGCAGCAAGTTATCCCGGCTACTGGAAACGGATGTAACTACGGGAAAAACACTGAAGGCGCTGGACATTGGTAAAAAGTATTTTGGAGAGGGCATTACCATTTTAAATGATACGATCTACCAGCTGACCTGGACCGAGCATACGGTTTTTGTATACGACATGAATTTCAAAAAAATAAAGGAATTTCCGCTGAATACCGAAGGCTGGGGCCTTACCAATAACGGGAAGGAACTCATTGCGAGTGATGGCGTCACCAGTAACCTGTATTTTTACGATCCGCACACCTTCCAACTGCTGAGAACCCAATCCGTGAGCATGAACGGCGATTTGATCAATAACATTAATGAGCTGGAATTTATTGACGGGTTTGTCTACGCTAATATTTACACCACACCCTACATTGTCAAAATTGATCCCGCCAGCGGGCAGGTGGTTGGGCGTATTGATATAACACAGATCTGGGACCGCATCAAGCAAGTTGATCCTGACGCAGATGTTCCCAATGGGATTGCTTACGATCCGGATACAAAGAAAATTTACGTTACGGGCAAGAAATGGCCGGAATTGTACGAAGTGCAGTTTGGGAATTAG
- a CDS encoding phospho-sugar mutase: protein MDSAIQQKVDQWLQGNYDPETKDTIKQLEKNDPKQLEDAFYQNLEFGTGGLRGIMGVGTNRMNKYTVGMATQGYANYLIQSFPGTEVRVAIAHDSRNNSRFFAETTAHVFAANGIKVFLFEALRPTPELSFAIRTLKCQGGVVCTASHNPKEYNGYKAYWNDGGQLVPPHDKNVIKEVEKIASVDDVKWTGQDENITIIGKDIDEQYIEMVKGLSVFPEVIEKQSDLKIVYTPIHGTGITLVPLVLERFGFKNVTIVEEQKTPDGNFPTVEYPNPEEKETMSIGLQKAKALDADILLGTDPDADRVGIGVKNNHGEWVLMNGNQTAVLAFNYLLEARKEKGIAQANDMIITTIVTTGMADELAKGYGVNCYRVLTGFKWIAELIREKEGKETYIIGGEESFGLMIGDKIRDKDAVSAVALLCEMAAYEKNKGKTLFDKLIELYIKFGFYKEKLISITKKGMDGQQQIAAMMQQYRDNLPKEINGSKVVRVLDYQSSKSTDPHTGEATDILLPKSNVLQFRLEDGSLISARPSGTEPKIKFYFSVREQLSSGAEFDATDKKLDAKIDGIIAAMQLQ, encoded by the coding sequence ATGGATAGTGCTATTCAGCAAAAAGTAGATCAGTGGTTGCAGGGCAATTATGATCCCGAAACAAAAGATACTATTAAACAACTGGAAAAAAACGACCCCAAACAATTGGAGGACGCTTTTTATCAGAACCTGGAATTCGGCACCGGCGGGCTGCGTGGGATTATGGGCGTGGGAACCAACCGGATGAACAAATATACCGTGGGCATGGCTACGCAGGGCTATGCCAATTATTTAATACAATCTTTTCCCGGTACAGAAGTGCGGGTAGCTATTGCACATGATAGCCGGAATAACAGTCGCTTTTTTGCGGAAACAACGGCCCATGTTTTTGCCGCTAATGGCATAAAAGTGTTCCTTTTTGAAGCGTTGCGGCCCACACCTGAGCTTTCGTTCGCCATCCGCACCTTGAAATGCCAGGGTGGCGTAGTGTGTACTGCTTCACACAATCCAAAAGAGTATAATGGCTACAAAGCTTACTGGAATGATGGCGGTCAGTTAGTGCCTCCGCATGATAAAAACGTGATCAAAGAAGTGGAAAAAATTGCATCAGTGGATGATGTAAAATGGACCGGCCAGGATGAGAATATTACCATTATCGGAAAAGATATAGATGAACAATATATTGAAATGGTAAAAGGCCTCAGCGTATTCCCGGAGGTAATCGAAAAGCAAAGTGATCTTAAAATTGTATACACGCCCATTCACGGAACGGGTATTACCCTGGTGCCACTGGTGCTGGAACGGTTCGGATTTAAGAATGTTACTATTGTAGAAGAACAAAAAACTCCGGACGGAAACTTTCCAACGGTGGAGTACCCCAATCCCGAGGAAAAGGAAACCATGAGTATTGGCTTGCAAAAAGCCAAGGCACTGGATGCGGATATTTTGCTGGGTACGGATCCGGATGCCGACCGGGTGGGTATCGGCGTTAAAAATAATCATGGCGAATGGGTGCTGATGAATGGCAATCAGACCGCCGTGCTTGCCTTTAACTATCTGCTGGAAGCAAGGAAAGAAAAAGGTATTGCGCAGGCGAATGATATGATCATTACTACTATTGTTACTACCGGCATGGCCGATGAGCTGGCAAAAGGATACGGGGTGAACTGCTATCGCGTACTAACCGGATTTAAATGGATCGCCGAGCTCATCCGCGAAAAAGAGGGAAAAGAAACCTATATCATAGGGGGGGAGGAAAGCTTTGGTTTGATGATAGGAGACAAGATCCGCGATAAGGATGCGGTGAGCGCGGTTGCCCTGCTTTGCGAAATGGCGGCTTATGAAAAAAACAAAGGCAAAACCCTGTTTGATAAATTGATAGAACTGTATATCAAATTCGGGTTCTATAAGGAAAAGCTGATCTCCATTACCAAAAAGGGAATGGACGGGCAACAGCAGATCGCTGCTATGATGCAGCAGTACCGGGACAATCTTCCCAAAGAAATTAATGGTTCTAAAGTGGTGCGGGTGCTGGATTATCAAAGCAGTAAATCCACCGACCCTCATACCGGGGAAGCTACAGACATCCTGTTGCCGAAATCAAACGTCCTGCAATTCCGGCTGGAAGACGGGAGCCTGATTTCAGCCCGCCCCAGTGGTACCGAACCTAAGATAAAATTCTATTTTAGCGTAAGGGAACAACTGAGCAGTGGGGCCGAATTTGATGCAACCGATAAAAAGCTGGATGCAAAAATAGATGGTATTATCGCGGCGATGCAGTTGCAGTAA
- a CDS encoding serpin family protein, whose translation MKNLLAIAVTSASGILLFSACAKNNVPEGPNKPDAPITLISLAQPVKESMSGFSFTFFKTLMKEKPVNENIFVSPLSLHIALGMVANGAAGETRDEIVKVLEAQNLSKEDLNQSYRTLLEKLPNADPKTSLGLANSIWYKNSFAVEPDFIKTSKDYFNAQVTGLPFQPSDVNTINKWASDNTNGKIPKVIDKFDDGLVMLLMNALYFKGDWRAKFDKSKNQSKEFTKADGTKIPVQMMRLEDTVKYASNGNYTAVQKLYGSGQFSMTILLPQSGTIEEVFNQLNLQEWNALQGGLHTTKVALELPKFKLEQEFRLEQCLQTMGIQKAFTNVADFSMLSKAFTKISFVKQNTFGAVDEAGTEAAAVTTIGMILTAENPDAIPKFICDRPFGIIISENTSNTILFMGRITQPVSQ comes from the coding sequence ATGAAGAATTTGCTTGCGATAGCTGTTACTTCAGCAAGTGGAATCCTATTGTTTTCTGCATGCGCGAAAAATAATGTTCCGGAAGGGCCAAATAAGCCAGACGCCCCCATCACTCTTATATCCCTGGCACAACCTGTTAAAGAGTCAATGTCTGGCTTTTCCTTTACTTTTTTTAAGACCCTGATGAAAGAAAAGCCGGTAAACGAAAACATATTCGTTTCTCCCCTTAGTCTGCACATAGCGCTGGGAATGGTAGCCAATGGTGCAGCAGGCGAAACCCGGGATGAGATCGTAAAAGTGCTGGAAGCCCAGAACCTTTCAAAAGAGGACCTGAATCAATCCTATCGCACTCTATTGGAAAAACTGCCCAATGCAGACCCTAAGACTTCCCTGGGGCTTGCCAATTCAATATGGTACAAAAACAGTTTTGCAGTAGAACCCGACTTTATAAAAACATCAAAAGATTATTTTAACGCCCAGGTTACAGGACTGCCTTTCCAGCCTTCAGACGTAAATACCATTAATAAATGGGCAAGCGATAACACCAACGGGAAAATTCCAAAAGTTATCGACAAGTTCGATGACGGGCTGGTGATGCTTTTGATGAATGCGTTGTATTTTAAGGGCGACTGGCGGGCAAAGTTTGACAAATCAAAAAACCAGTCCAAAGAATTTACAAAAGCGGATGGCACAAAAATACCTGTACAAATGATGCGGCTGGAAGACACTGTAAAATACGCATCTAACGGCAACTATACAGCAGTGCAGAAACTCTACGGAAGCGGTCAGTTTTCAATGACCATCCTGCTGCCGCAGAGTGGAACCATCGAAGAGGTGTTCAACCAGCTGAATCTGCAGGAATGGAATGCGTTGCAAGGCGGGCTACATACTACAAAAGTGGCATTGGAGTTACCAAAATTCAAATTAGAACAGGAGTTTCGCCTGGAGCAGTGCCTGCAAACAATGGGAATACAAAAAGCATTTACGAACGTCGCTGATTTTAGTATGCTTAGCAAAGCATTCACAAAAATTAGTTTTGTAAAACAGAACACTTTTGGCGCCGTGGATGAAGCCGGAACAGAGGCCGCAGCAGTGACCACAATAGGTATGATTTTGACGGCAGAAAACCCAGACGCCATCCCCAAATTTATCTGCGACCGTCCTTTTGGAATTATTATTAGTGAAAATACTTCAAATACAATACTGTTTATGGGGCGTATAACACAACCCGTTAGCCAATAA